The Larimichthys crocea isolate SSNF chromosome II, L_crocea_2.0, whole genome shotgun sequence genome segment TTGTCATTCCACATGTCAGTCATTCTAAGTTTTCCCAAgccaacatgaacacattttagtAAGAGGATGCAGGAGGAAAAGTTCTGCCTCTTCCTGTGTTAGCATCAATGTTTCCCATATTTTAAAGCCTTCCCATGCTGTCCAGTGTGAATATGTTCCAGGAGTTACCATTTAGGATAGTTAGGACACGTACAAgtctttatttagttttatttattttaatttcatgatCAGCATAGATGATGCAACATTAAAATAGCATGCTTTAATAAGCAGATTTCCTAATTGTGCCTTAAAGGacctgtgtgtaggatttagttgcatctaacAACCCTATCGTTTCACATCCTAGCATTACGGGGAAATTACGGTGGCCACAAACGTGCAGAAAAGATAAAAGGTTTTGGTTTAGTTTGTCCATACTGGGTATAAACATGGCAGTTAAAAatggcagactctgtgaaaGAGAACCcattgtgtctgtagatataaaagtcagTCTAcgttaacaaaaacataattattttaCACTAATTAAAgcttaattatgcatattataccAAATTTCTGCTAagagccctctaaatcttaAAATTGGACCTTTGGAGAAAAAGGGTGCCTACATGAATACAAATGCAGGCTGTATACGTCATAGCGAACATGCACCTTCTCAAACATCTCACCACATTGGTGCTATGTGTATGGAGAAACCACTCGGAGACCACAAAAACTGTGATTGTGTTATTCTGAATTCCACATATCTGTAATTCCCTAATCGTTTTCGAGAAACAACTGTGTAATTTGGTAATAATTGCAGGGAAAAGTTGACTGACGTCTGATTCATCATTGGAAAGTTAAATCTCCATTTGGTATTTGTTGAATTGTATGCTTGCCTGTTgataaatttcacatttttgcatattCAGCCGCCCTACTGTGCTCTGAGTTAAAGACTCTGGCAATTCATTAAATGAATTTGAAGTTTACAAATTGAACACTGTCTGTATTTACTCTGCAATGTTCCAGCCCCAAATTACATAGTTCTTTCCAAACTTCCTTGGAAATGATTAGGAAATTACAGACCCGTAAAATAAAGTGGTATCGTTTTCTTCCTGCGTGTTtctgatgatggtgaagattGTTAACGGGGAAGAAAACATCAAGTGTGTTGAAAAAAGACTTaatcattttctccttttcattaAAACCAGACACATTTTGTGATCTGGCAAAGCCGTTTTCATtaaaagtgatgaaatgaattaaatgaaataatatgaaCACAATTACTTTGGGTATTAATGAATGCAATAGTCTGCTGTTTAGTAACATTGGGAAGGCAATTAATGAAATTTAAGCATGACCTGATAACACATTCATCTTCTGTTGCAGCGGTGCTATCAATGGACAAAACCTGATGCTGAATTGGAGGCATTGACAGCAGGGTCACTATATTATAGATCTAGCTGTAGGAATAAATATTGGTACCAGTCGaatcctgttttttatttcccttgtgtcataaaacatttgtttgataCCAAGCAACTGGCTCAACAAACCCTGGTCTTATGTTGGGTGATCAATGTTTGTGGCCTCTGCAGCATCACCCGTCCATCCTTTTGCCTCCCATCTTATCTCATTCTACATTCTCCGGGTCAGAGGCGCCTGGTCTAGCCGCGGTGCCATGTATCCTAATCACATAAGCACACGGGCTAATCCGTAGGACAGCTGGGGAATCTTTACTGCACAATTGAAGCATGAGCTGGACAGAAGCTTCATGGTCCATCTCTGAAAACCCCCTCGCTTTCATCAGCCTGCTATTgtaaatcccccccccccccaacaacacacacacacacacacacacagtcactacAACTAATTTCCCCACCATCACCCCACACACGACACAAATGAGCGGTCGTAGGTCAGCGCAGCTGCTGATAGAAACTTCCAGGTCCTCCTCGATTCACAATTGTACAACTTTCCCGTATGTGCTTATATAACATCAACAATTTTGggagaaaacaaaacccacaaTTTGTCCCAGTAGTTAATATTTCATACATCCCTGATGCACAAAACAGGTGGTGACCTGGTTGAAGCGAATTTCTGCTTCACTGTTGTAAATGGCTGTTCTACTCTGACATTTAATGCTATGTAGTTATGCTATTGAATATCCATTCAGTGATCTCCAAAGTACTTACTGTCCAGGTAAATTGATGGACTGAGGAATATACGTCCATCGCATACATCCTTCTGGTGATACATCAGAACACTCTCTTGTCTGGGATATCTACCGTGAAGAACTGTTTTCCTCCAAACAGTCTCTGCTAGAACAGTTAGAGCATCCATCTCCTCAGAGATTCTGATGAATAATGGAGTAATAGGAGGAATTTCCTcaagaataaaatgtttctaaCCCTGCACCTCTCCTGGCTAGCACTCCAAATCTCCTGGTGCAATTGCAAGTGCGGCAGGCTTGCCAAAAAACCCAGGCGTCTACACAGATCTATGTTTATCCCATCCCCCTAGAAACCCCGCTATGGGGTCCCAGGGgctcccccctccacccccccaccccccctccaaGTATGTTTGCCAATGTAAGAAACACATGctccattattatttatagaataatttgtttgtttattattctatttttcCAGAAGGAGAATGTCGACTCAGGTCGCCTCAGATTTTGTGCAATTTATGGGCTGTATTGAATTCTTCATTTGGACTTGGGTAGGAGTGTAGTGTGTTATAACAGAAGGAGGGGTATTTGAAAAATGAGCTTTGTCATGCGAAGCTGACATTTTTATGATTGTGAGCAAGTGTTGAAAACCTCCTGAGCCAGTTATCATCATTATCCATCGCGTGTTGTGAGGAGGCCTCTGACGTGGTCAACGAGCTGTCTCCCTAGTCGAGAGGAAAACAAGCTGCAGGGACCTCCAGTATGGAGCAGTTCACTtccagtaaagaaaaaaaaaaacgctgataGTTTTTACAGCGCATGTATCACAAGACATATTCAAGATTTATTACACATGGATACTCTTACTGGTCTTTAATCATTTGAGCAGCCTGTCCTGTAATCTTAACTGAAGTGATTATTGAGTTAATATTGCTGTTACCCAAGGagtacataaatgaaatgtgtctctgtgtcacaAACAGTACTATAAACCTTTTCACTCAACTTGACTGACATTCTGCATGATGATTCAGACAAGTCATCCTTGTCTGAGCAGCAGATTCTCACCACCAGATATATACAGGGCACTAAGTATTTTTCCTTAATGCACTGCGTTTTCTTAATTTGCTCCTGTTTAGAGAGATGCTGAGCTCACATGTTTTTCCAGGCATGAGGGACAAGCGGGAGCTTTGACAGGTACTTAACAACAATCAAAAACAGTTATAAACAGGGTAAGCTATTGGGCAGGGCGCAGGAAGGAGGCGAGGAAGGCACATACCCTTCAGACCCCTATCACACTTTCCAGAGAGGAACTCGCTTTTTCCCCAcgcgctaaaaaaaaaaaaatcataaatctgtGAGTTCCACAAACCCGCGGCATGAGCTAAGGTGTTTTCATAGTACTCGGCACATATGTTTCACCCAGTGAGTCTGTCTTTGAGCGGCTAATGCTTGGATTCACATTAATTACCCTCAAGTcgtacaaacctttgtcaaattttattgtccttttaaaaaacagtccagtgtgtaacttttgaagggggaaaaaaaaaaacgacattGAAACTGAGAAGTTTTAATTCACAGTACACTCAGGTTTTTTGCTGCTACAGCCTTACTTGGTCTGAGACCATTACCTCTTTCTGTAATTTACGTTTTTCTCTGTGCTCTTTTGTCACTGGTTTGAAGTGGGAGTCGCTCAGTCCGAAAATGGCAACATTGCATATTTTGGTGCAACAATCACAGTTTAGGAACATCCAGCTGAGGCTGTTGGCCGGGCACATTAACTTCCTGAAGTGTTGTCatcactgtgaggttgccagtctttgtgctaaactaagctgtagcttcatatttacagtatggCATAAGTCTtattgatcttttcatctaactttTAACAGCCAAGTGTATTGAGTTTATGTGTCACGGCTCTGCTGCATCTTCGGCAGTGCATTTAAAGCTGTGAAGTCTTCATCCACTATCATGATCCAGCGCAActaaatcacaataaacactCGTCAGCAAATCCTCCACAGGGCAGCACGTATACATCCTGAACACAGGGGTGATACTGGAATAACAAATAAGCCTCAGCCTCACTTTCAGCATTTCAATCTCACCATCAGCTCTGTTTGCTTGACAGCCCCTGCATGTCCGAGCAGACCAGGGGGATGAGAGTGGGAATGGAAGGTAGTCataaggaggtggaggtggaggggggggcaaAGCTTGctcgatttttcttttttacctttttttcagTATGTGCTTTAGTTGCACCCACTTCCTTCATGGTAACAGCTGTCAAAACATTGTCGGATTACAGTTCACCGCAAAGTTGCAGCTCATATTAGAGCCTGGTACAGGGCAGGAAGTTAGGAGGAGTCCAGCAAGCGGGGTACATTAAAGCCTCTCAGTTTCTCAGAGCAAAGCAGCTAGGACCCAGGGGAGGAATAGCTAACACCAAGAGGGTGCTGCTCCTGCACTGCTAATTTAGGTACACGTGTCAGGGATATCATGGGCTTTTCCACTGATGTTTTAGGTATTAGAACAGATACACTCCATAATTGTGTATTGTTTTCTCAACCGGATGTCAAGTTCCTATTCACAGCCTGGGATCACAAAGTCCCTGTTCTCTTGGATCAGTTGAGCTTCAGGGCTTGTGTGATGAGGCCACAAGATATTTCCAATGTTGAGAGAGAAAACTCCCTGAAATCTCCACTCATCTGCTGAGGGAATAGAGCCTGTTGAAACAATATCAGTTCAACGGGGTAATTCTCCTGCACGTACGTACGTACGTATGTTGTAAACCCAAAACAGAACTGTTTATATCTTGCCCTAATGAGTTTTATCGTAACTTTGTTTGACATTGAAGTAAAAACATCATTGTCATGGTACGGTGTATTTTAATATGACAGAGGCCTTGATAATCAGTTTACACTAAATCAATATAAAATGTCATAGCAAAGTGAGGGTGATCCTGCATGAAACTGTGAAAATCCAACAAGGTCTGTATCAGATTCCCATAAACACTTACTGTAACCTCAACAATGACGTCTGATCACATAGAAGGAAGAATTTCTTGCTGCAGTCACTATTTTTCTATCAAAAGGTGGGCCTCACACATTTCCCCAGCGAGCCAGGGGATTTGAACAGGAGACTTTCTGGTTATTTGCTGGAAAACCCTAAAGTGACTgatttgaacagatttttttctctgttgcagAAATGTATGAATGATAATCAGTGCGCAAAGACCAAACAGTCTCAACTCAAGTTTACAACAATATCACGTTTAAGTCGGCCATCAATTAGAGGTCCTAAGAGGTACTCAAGAGTTGTGGAAATAACATGTatgtttccatggcaactgGGCAAACTAAATCTGCTTGTGAGGACCATGTGATTCAATCGAAATCTCCAAAACAAGCCAGTAAGTGGAGCTTGAGTTGTGTTTTGTCAACCGCTGTTTCCAATGACACGAATGGACTGTCAagatcaacattttaaattggaTTTGAAAATCTCTGTCATGCAACAAAGTGAAAATCTGTTATGATCAGCTGCATATTACCTgtttttgcagcattttttatttttttttgccaaaagaAAAGGCTCTTTGGATAGCATTGAGCAGATCCTCCAGTGTGATgctgtaaatgtatttgttaaagCATGAGAGTTGTTGCTAGTACTTCAGTTTTACGTGCATCAGTAGGGCTGCAACTGGagaattattcattcatgaaCAAGGCTCATCATATTTCTTAGAGccaaataaaacatacataatgtatttatgttgtttaatttgtctttgtATCAGTTAATCGACAGGTCGGTGTGCCAATAAACACTATTAAAACCATTGATAAAACATTATCATGTGATATTTAATTACTTCAGCGTAATATACTCAAAAATGACACCACacatgaaataatttaaaaattcatttattatttcagattttttcgCCTTTGTTATACAAAGATGttaaataacttaaatacaTTCTTACCAGTCATTTGTGATCTGTTTATACCTACAAGCTATACACATGAGGTAGAGGAAAATAATTTAGGGTTCCCATAAGACATGAATAAGTGAACATGGACAAAGCTTTGTTGGTGTAGTATTGTCACAAAGGGCAATACATGGTTGgtgtgttttatctttgttttacaAGCACAGCACAAATCCTAACAAAaagtacatgtacatgtaaagTGGTCCAAATGTATAAACTAGTGCACACTGATGCAATCATGAGTTTATAGCGCATCATATGGTGATCAACATTACAAAGTCTTATTACAAAAGTTGATTATACAAACAGATCAAAtcctataaaaaaataataatgttgatgactgtgattttgtttgaatactcttaaaaaaatgtgatcatGATCGTGTGCATGAATAAAAGACAGTTAAACGTGAGTTGATTCTAAATTTGTTAGGATTTGTTAGTGCTTAGATAACAGAAAACGATGagatatgaaatgaaaatatgtttaaagtATACACTGCTTCTCGAAGCCTCCACCCCAAAAAGGAACAAAcacccaaaagaaaaagaaaaaaaaacgagtaaAAAATACAGGATATAAAATCAATTTAGACTTTGACGTTATTTACACTAAACACATGCtcataatatatttaaaaataatttatcttttatttttttctacaaaacaGAATTTTGTACATGATCCACTGACGACTAAACAGTGCAGAGTTTTGGATTTGTGAATATGGATGACCGTGACATCTAAAAACCGACTGGCTGCTGCATCATGCTCCTCTTTCTCGGGAGAAATTTTTAGGCCTATGTACAAtctataaacaaacaaaaaaatgcactcAGTGTGCATTTGGTATTCCTGTCATGCCTGTTCTGAATCCGTTCAATAGTAGAGAGCCTCGGTGTGTTTAGGCCAAGGAGTGTGTGTATGgagaacgcacacacacacacacacaccaaaagcTGTGGGAAGCAGGCATTTATGCTTCGAGTCTCAGCATAGCTATTATGGTTTCCATGTAGCGTGCAAAGTTCTATGTATATGTTTTGACCAGTCTTTATTTGGCATGCCTTCTCATATCAAAATGCTTGGAATTCATCTCCTCAGGACAAATAACCCATGCAAGGCTCGCTTCATAAAGCATGATATTGCTGTCAAGGACGGTGGtttaatttcaaatatattGTGATAATCATCTAAACCCACTGTTAAAAGGTAAAAGCCATTGTGAAGGATGTTTGGCATGGTGCCGTGTCGCTGATCACAATCTGTAACCATCTTGTAATGGCAGATGTGTGGCGTTTCCACAAACATCTCACCCTCAACGTTTCTTATTGCCACCGATTTCTGTTTCAGTTGCTTGTGAGAGTTGAACATGTGCCTCACTTTTGTCTCTATACCACAGGAAAAGAAACCTTTGCTATTTACAAatttttctaaaagaaaaaaaaaaaaaaaaaaaaaaggtactgcactgcactgtagcCATAAATACAGATcttaaaaatactttaaaggGCTTTTTGGGCTTCAGTGCGTGAATGGCGCTATAATACAAAGCTGGGTCCCTCACTCAGTAGTTAATTCACACCCATCTAAATCAAGGCATATCTTATAGTAGATAACATAATGTTCTGAGAGTGCTGAGAATACAATGAAATATTGTTGTCTGCATTGTTTGAGTGTACAGAGGCATTTCtcatataattaaacatttgactTCATGGTCATGTCTTAAAGCAACAGTTCGACACTTTAGGAAATATATTGGGTTTCTTGACGAGAGTTAGAGTGGCCGGTAAATTTGaaactacagccagcagctggctctgttcagacataaaaacatgcacCTACCTACACCTCTAAAGCTCGCTAATTACAATGATATACCTCGTTTGTTTAATCCTAACAgaaactgaagtgtaaaaacaacaaaagacaataTAACACAAGATATAGCATGTTAATGAGTGAGCTTTAGCCGTGCAGATAGCCGTGTCTCactaaactgagctaactggcTGGTAACTATAGCCTTTACTGGACAAATATGAGATTGGTATTAGTGATCTAACTCTGGGCAAGAAAAAGTATTTCCCCCaacatgtcaaactattcctttaaactgTCACTGTAGCTCCATGGCAGGGTTCAGTATGCTGCATTGTGTTAACTGTGTCACTTTGTGCTAAGccacaatataaaaaaaaagcaaattaactTGTGTTATAACAACTTCACTGACTTCTGAAAGAAGACAGTAGATTTGCAAAGCCCTAATGTTTGCATTAAGGCATCCATTTGCACAACATTACACAAATATTAGtcttataaaatatatttatattagcTATGAGACTTGCGCATTCATCTTCACTTGAGCAACTCTGCAGACACGTCAAGTTAGATTAGCGTCTCAGTTGCTCGGTACTGTTTGGACTGACTGACGCAGCTCTCACTGCACATGCTGCACGTCTACATGTGTTGAATATGGCTCAATCAAATCGTggcagctgaagaggaaagaaggatgTGAAATGGTAGGGGGCTACATTCCTCCAGTTCTCCACAGTTTTCTTTACAACTTCAAAGtattaaaagttaaacaaaaagaaaaaataaaactaataagtGGATTTATGCTCCGCGGAGCTCCACAATTTCTGATCTGAGTCACACTTGGACTGTTTGCTGGTCAAGTGATCACCTGTTGTGGTGATGTTGGCTGCAATAACAAGTCCACTGTCATCTCCAGCTTGgatattatttgtatttgcaCAATTTCTCTTATATTTTGTCCAAATAGTTATAGTGGTTTAAGTTATTCCCTGAACACTGGTTCGCTCAAGGCCGAGAATAGCCTAAACTGACTGGTTTAGTTATTTTCTGTTAATGCATTTACTAACAgcttcatattatattattaccaaaaaaaaaaaaaggaaaaaaaatgagatttcTTTTCTCCCTGTGAAGGAGTAGTCCCAAAGGATCTATAAATTATCCACAGCAAAACGACGGACACAAGTGTGCTGCTTTCCAAAGGGCCTTGTCAACATGAATCAAGAAGAAAAACGAGCGagagcacacaaacaacaaaacatttgtgtgGTTAGTGGTTTCTTTTAACATAGTTAGATAAGTGGCTTGTATAATATCATTACAATATAACTGaatttatttacatacatatgcaaacacaccaTGTGTGAGTGTAAATATGTGCGTGTAGAGTAAATCTTACaccctgtctttttttttctttttttttctttttagcagtCTCTGAATATGGATTTCATCGCCATAAAAGTCGTCATTCggaccccccctccccacctcaTCATATgctcacatacaaacacacacatgtaaagattgacaaacacaaacacacacacacacacacataccattcTTCTTTGGGCAAGGCCCCAGAAACCAGTCTGTTGGTGTTACTGTTCTTGTGTTGGATCCTCATTGACTGGATGCTAATCTCTGTTTTCTTATGAAAAGATGcacttggattttttttcataggaaaataaaagcttctCTCTCCAAGGCAAAAccgtgatttaaaaaaaaaaaaaaaaaaaaaagcttgagaTGGTGACCCAGTTGTctgagaaggttttttttttttttttcatctgcaaACCCCAGACACGAGGGCCACAGGAGCTCTGAAACCTAACCCACAGAAATCCCTCAAAGTGCTTATTGCTTCTCCATCGGCTCGCTCCTCTTTTGTTTGCAGAACACTGTTCCGACAGTGGAAGCAAAACCTTGTTTGAGAACAAAACAACCACTCCTCTTCAACACAACCATCTTTCACTTGCTCCACTGATCGTAGGGGCCGACAGGTTTACCCTTTGCAGGTATaaacttcttctctctgtgtgcacTGCTTGCATTCAACGTAGCAGCACCAGCGCACCTGGCACTGGCAGGGCCGGGTCACCTCCCTACTTTGAGTGTTATGGCCTCGCCCGCAGCAGATAGCGTCACAGTTCTTGTCCTTGTAGCACTTCCGGGCTGCTGTGCCCGATGAGTACTTGCTGGATCTACAGAAACTTGGCGAGTCCTCGATGTGGAGCAAGTCCATAGTGCGAGGGATCTGATCGTTCAGGCCGGGCAGGGGCTGCGGCGGGGGTTGCTGCGGAGGCAGCTGCTGGTTTCGGCCTGTGGAGATCTCTCCCTCCCCCGTGGCTTCGTTGGTGGAGCTTCCAACCTTGACAGAAGTCTCGTAACGCTGCTTCAGCTGCTTGCCGATCTCATGGAAGGGCAGGAGCTGCCTCCAGCAGGTCTGGACAGTGCAGGAGCCGGAGACGCCATGGCATTTGCAAGTGGTCTCTACTCCGGCCTTGATTACCTGGTTGAGAGACAATGAAATACTGTCAACTTCCACGAAACATTAAAGGAATGTAATGAAAGCTATGTGATTTAATGAGCCTTTGTTTTGTAAGCAGCATTTCAAAGAGCCAAATTACCCAAATATGCTCCCATCTAGATGATTAGGGCGGAGTGCAGTGATTTAGGGAGGAATGTAAAGGTACAACAAAAAATTATTACATTCACTACTCTTTTTGATATCATAAAAAAGGGAAAGCACTGAGGCTTTATTTAGTGTGTGCGCGCTATCATCATAATTCTTAAGGTGAACAATATAACACTTTGTCTAAGCCTTCATATAAAAGCGCAAAAGAATATTAGTTTGTGGGAGGATGGATTTGTTATGACCACGGATGACATTTTGATTAAACTTAATAACTGTTATTATGATAAGTGAGGGGAGGTTTTTACTAAGAGAAGTACTCTCAAATAGACAATCCATTCAGACAGCCATGGGAAAGAGGATAATATGTAGAGGCTGGGCACACTGTTCTTATCTTTTTACTGTTGTGAGTTGATCAAACCTTAATTATGCCATAACACAGAGCATAtgcaatacaaacaaacagctggatagAGAAAGAACACTGAATAAAGTCTTCAAATCATACATGATTGCAAGTGAAACCTAGAGATCGTCAGCAAAAATGACCACAACGCGTTATTTTAACGCTACTTGACCTCTCATCGGTCAGCCAAAGTTCATTTCAGCATGAACCACAATGccaagagcagtgtgtgtgtgaaaatcaaTGACAATAACACATTGTCTTAGATGGGGTTTGGATAGCAtgtacagttgttgttttttttctctctcagactgTGAAAGAGATCGGGGAACAGGAAGTGCATATTCATCACACCAGCAGGTCAAGAAAATTTGATAGGTCAGCTTTTAAATGTCGGGGGGATGCAGAGTCTAGCACATTCCAGTTTTTGTCCACTGTGTGGGAATTCATCCTAAACGAATGCGGTGTACCTCACTACATGtgcaaatcacaaa includes the following:
- the wnt9a gene encoding protein Wnt-9a isoform X2; amino-acid sequence: MCRRDPGVAETLREAITMSALECQYQFRFERWNCTLEGRHRANILKRGFKETAFLYAISSAGLTHAMAKACSAGRMERCTCDEAPDLENRKAWQWGGCGDNLKYANKFVKDFLGKRSNKDLRARVDMHNTNVGMKVIKAGVETTCKCHGVSGSCTVQTCWRQLLPFHEIGKQLKQRYETSVKVGSSTNEATGEGEISTGRNQQLPPQQPPPQPLPGLNDQIPRTMDLLHIEDSPSFCRSSKYSSGTAARKCYKDKNCDAICCGRGHNTQSREVTRPCQCQVRWCCYVECKQCTQREEVYTCKG